The following are encoded in a window of Kitasatospora fiedleri genomic DNA:
- a CDS encoding phosphoribosyltransferase family protein, with protein sequence MHFTDRTDAGRRLAAALDPEHVPGLRDAVVVALPRGGVPVAAEVAAALGAELDVCVVRKVGVPGQPELAMGAVGEDGARVVNQEVVDAAGVRPAEFAAAEARERAELARRAALYRGGRAPVPLAGRTVLVVDDGVATGSSALAACRIVRARGAARVVLAVPVAPPDWARRLGDAADGYLAVHTPAGFRAVGEYYRDFRQTTDAEVLAALTPAPAPAPVEHALRLGTGPAVLTVPERPRGVVLFAHGSGSGRDSPRNRAVAARLHRKRLATVLFDLLAPGEADEHWKVFDPGLLGGRLTGATREALRHPALAGLPYGWFGASTGAAAALWAAAGPDGGGPDGGGPDGGPYAIVARGGRPDLAAARLPLVTVPTLLIVGGADREVVEWNRQARSELGGEGVLQVVPGAGHLFEEPGALDAVAELAAGWFVHRLPAAPERGRDGGQEGRREGDRGGEPAGD encoded by the coding sequence ATGCACTTCACCGATCGGACCGACGCCGGACGCCGGCTCGCCGCGGCCCTCGACCCGGAGCACGTCCCCGGCCTGCGCGACGCCGTCGTGGTCGCGCTGCCGCGCGGCGGCGTGCCGGTGGCCGCCGAGGTCGCCGCCGCGCTCGGCGCGGAGCTGGACGTGTGCGTGGTGCGCAAGGTCGGGGTGCCCGGGCAGCCGGAGCTGGCGATGGGCGCGGTGGGCGAGGACGGCGCCCGGGTGGTGAACCAGGAGGTGGTGGACGCGGCGGGCGTCCGGCCGGCGGAGTTCGCGGCGGCGGAGGCCCGGGAGCGGGCCGAGCTGGCCCGGCGCGCGGCGCTCTACCGGGGCGGGCGGGCGCCGGTGCCGCTGGCGGGGCGGACGGTGCTGGTGGTGGACGACGGGGTGGCGACCGGCTCGTCCGCGCTGGCGGCCTGCCGGATCGTCCGGGCGCGCGGCGCCGCGCGGGTGGTGCTGGCGGTGCCGGTCGCCCCGCCGGACTGGGCGCGGCGGCTCGGCGACGCGGCCGACGGCTACCTGGCCGTGCACACCCCGGCGGGCTTCCGGGCCGTGGGCGAGTACTACCGGGACTTCCGGCAGACCACCGACGCCGAGGTGCTGGCCGCGCTCACCCCGGCCCCCGCGCCCGCGCCCGTCGAGCACGCGCTCCGGCTCGGCACCGGCCCGGCCGTCCTCACGGTGCCCGAACGCCCGCGCGGCGTCGTGCTGTTCGCGCACGGCAGCGGCTCGGGCCGGGACAGCCCGCGCAACCGCGCGGTCGCCGCCCGGCTGCACCGGAAGCGGCTGGCGACCGTGCTGTTCGACCTGCTGGCGCCCGGCGAGGCGGACGAGCACTGGAAGGTGTTCGACCCGGGCCTGCTGGGCGGGCGGCTGACCGGGGCGACCCGGGAGGCGCTGCGGCACCCGGCGCTGGCGGGCCTGCCGTACGGCTGGTTCGGGGCGAGCACCGGCGCGGCGGCGGCCCTGTGGGCGGCGGCCGGGCCGGACGGCGGCGGGCCGGACGGCGGCGGGCCGGACGGCGGGCCGTACGCGATCGTGGCGCGCGGCGGCCGGCCGGACCTGGCGGCGGCACGGCTGCCGCTGGTGACGGTGCCGACCCTGCTGATCGTGGGCGGGGCGGACCGGGAGGTGGTGGAGTGGAACCGGCAGGCCCGTTCCGAACTGGGCGGCGAGGGCGTCCTCCAGGTCGTGCCGGGTGCCGGGCACCTGTTCGAGGAGCCGGGCGCGCTGGACGCGGTCGCCGAGCTGGCGGCCGGCTGGTTCGTCCACCGGCTGCCCGCCGCCCCGGAGCGCGGGCGGGACGGCGGGCAGGAGGGCCGGCGGGAGGGCGACCGGGGAGGCGAACCGGCCGGTGACTGA
- a CDS encoding SPW repeat protein, whose product MEHHPDILALREHAERVTSTTAGQGTEALAVCAGLFLAISPWVVGFSGFTGLAVSNLVLGIAYAVLMAGYGSAFGRTHARAWACVAIGAWTVIAPWAVNGGAHVRRTILTNVITGGVMTCLALAAVGLVAAGMSGRRR is encoded by the coding sequence ATGGAACACCATCCGGACATCCTGGCCCTGCGTGAACACGCGGAGCGCGTCACATCCACCACCGCCGGGCAGGGGACGGAAGCACTCGCCGTCTGCGCCGGCCTGTTCCTGGCGATCTCCCCCTGGGTGGTCGGCTTCTCCGGCTTCACCGGACTGGCCGTCAGCAACCTGGTGCTCGGCATCGCCTACGCCGTCCTGATGGCCGGCTACGGCTCAGCCTTCGGCCGCACCCACGCCCGGGCCTGGGCGTGCGTGGCGATCGGCGCCTGGACGGTCATCGCCCCCTGGGCGGTCAACGGCGGAGCGCACGTCCGCCGCACCATCCTGACCAACGTCATCACCGGCGGAGTCATGACCTGCCTCGCCCTGGCCGCGGTCGGCCTGGTCGCCGCGGGCATGTCCGGCCGACGCCGGTAG
- the lanA gene encoding SCO0268 family class II lanthipeptide, which produces MRTEITVQSDTADLDLDLRIADVAEQTQEFGRGTYTSPSSYAIGTRCPVCC; this is translated from the coding sequence ATGCGCACCGAGATCACCGTGCAGTCCGACACCGCCGACCTCGACCTGGACCTCCGCATCGCGGACGTCGCGGAGCAGACCCAGGAGTTCGGCCGGGGCACCTACACCTCGCCGAGCAGCTACGCCATCGGCACCCGCTGCCCGGTCTGCTGCTGA
- a CDS encoding lantibiotic dehydratase, with protein sequence MRAELDLFEVREPVLVRTAGIPRTGAEPRIDPADPAPGARRLAADPLLRQAVEVASGSLALSLQRLAEPGGAAALGRKRTVSAARTLTRYARRAGGRPTPFGLFAGVGRARFGAAAKIPPPGPGRVRVRLDGGWLHRRVLDWLAVPEVRRRVDVVLDDLCVLRDGRLLRHTGEREVSVRDNALVARVREAAARPVGYADLLADLAGRFPAVAPERIDGLLAGLVQHGFLLTSLTPHRIDDALLDRIDAALDGALPAAAEGLRAVRAAATAHERDRPGAGLASWRHLLERVRALDPDGRAGERPPVQVDLRTGADLVLPEEVGAEVRRYAAAIWAITPEWTTLHHLRDYRERFVEHYGTASAVPLADLADPHRGLGLPPEYGGAAPAHSRSGPGQDADRPRRNAVAELVQQAVLAGGDLVLADADIDRLADAAGHAPGGSRPPRTLELCFQLLADSAAALDRGEFLLLGSPHTGSWTAGATAGRFADLAGLTDGLAALAAGPADGPALPVQVELAPRDPRSLNLVQVPPLLPHRLPIGVAADRGDPHCLDWRTLLVAAGEDGLRLLHPDTGRPVVPVLPHMLALDAQAPPVARFLADLAAARPRVWSGWDWAGLDTLPYLPAVRYGRVLTTPRRWLPGRRLRDAARTAGPAAWTDGLRAWRERYRVPDRLQLASNDRTFPIDLRESWDADLLRAELTAPEPRFQLFQDLTADGAGLGWNHGHSTEIVVPLFRAARPAPADAAPADARPPLARSAVRTAPTRVHLPGEDWLFAKLYAEPGTHDTLLAEHLPALLAEVEDDVDRWFFLRYRDPEPHLRLRLHGDPAALAGRVLPALTRHVRRLVGNGALRTMALDAYRPETDRYLGPDAQESAERLFQTDSRSALLHLRARRAGAAAVPDEVLAAVGHAVLLDSLGAWDWCAWAVHLFEKGDDHRAYQRHRALADRLIRPGDAARHAAEHLGVPDLAPLWTDSPAPRDFGRLLLAAPEADRDEAVMSLLHMRHNRLFGIDPAAEARGYAVLRGAARTLIGRAAHGGRRE encoded by the coding sequence GTGCGCGCAGAGCTGGACCTGTTCGAAGTCCGGGAACCGGTGCTGGTGCGGACGGCCGGCATCCCGCGGACCGGCGCCGAGCCCCGGATCGACCCGGCCGACCCCGCCCCGGGCGCCCGCCGCCTGGCCGCCGACCCGCTGCTGCGGCAGGCCGTCGAGGTCGCCAGCGGCAGCCTCGCGCTCAGCCTCCAGCGGCTCGCCGAACCCGGCGGCGCCGCCGCCCTGGGCCGCAAGCGCACCGTCAGCGCCGCCCGCACCCTGACCCGCTACGCCCGCCGCGCGGGCGGCCGGCCCACCCCGTTCGGCCTGTTCGCCGGCGTCGGCCGGGCCCGGTTCGGCGCCGCCGCCAAGATCCCGCCGCCCGGCCCCGGCCGGGTCCGGGTCCGCCTCGACGGCGGCTGGCTGCACCGCCGGGTGCTGGACTGGCTCGCCGTGCCCGAGGTCCGCCGCCGGGTCGACGTGGTCCTCGACGACCTGTGCGTGCTGCGCGACGGCCGCCTGCTGCGGCACACCGGCGAACGCGAGGTCTCGGTGCGCGACAACGCCCTGGTCGCCCGGGTCCGGGAGGCCGCCGCCCGCCCGGTCGGGTACGCCGACCTGCTGGCCGACCTGGCCGGCCGCTTCCCCGCCGTGGCCCCCGAACGGATCGACGGCCTGCTCGCCGGACTCGTCCAGCACGGCTTCCTGCTCACCTCGCTCACCCCGCACCGGATCGACGACGCCCTGCTGGACCGGATCGACGCCGCCCTCGACGGCGCCCTCCCCGCGGCCGCCGAAGGACTGCGCGCCGTCCGGGCCGCCGCGACCGCCCACGAACGCGACCGCCCCGGCGCGGGCCTGGCCTCCTGGCGGCACCTGCTGGAACGCGTCCGCGCCCTCGACCCCGACGGCCGCGCGGGCGAACGCCCGCCCGTCCAGGTCGACCTGCGCACCGGCGCGGACCTGGTGCTGCCCGAGGAGGTCGGCGCCGAGGTGCGCCGCTACGCCGCCGCGATCTGGGCGATCACCCCCGAGTGGACCACCCTGCACCACCTGCGCGACTACCGGGAGCGCTTCGTCGAGCACTACGGCACCGCGAGCGCCGTCCCGCTCGCCGACCTCGCCGACCCGCACCGCGGCCTCGGCCTGCCGCCCGAGTACGGCGGCGCCGCGCCCGCGCACTCCCGCTCCGGGCCCGGCCAGGACGCCGACCGGCCGCGCCGCAACGCCGTCGCCGAACTCGTCCAGCAGGCCGTGCTGGCGGGCGGGGACCTGGTGCTCGCCGACGCCGACATCGACCGCCTCGCCGACGCCGCCGGCCACGCCCCCGGCGGCAGCCGCCCGCCGCGCACCCTGGAACTCTGCTTCCAGCTCCTCGCCGACTCCGCCGCCGCCCTCGACCGCGGCGAGTTCCTGCTGCTCGGCAGCCCGCACACCGGCTCCTGGACGGCCGGGGCCACCGCCGGCCGGTTCGCCGACCTGGCCGGCCTCACCGACGGCCTGGCCGCCCTCGCCGCCGGACCCGCCGACGGGCCGGCGCTGCCCGTCCAGGTCGAACTCGCCCCGCGCGACCCGCGTTCGCTCAACCTCGTCCAGGTGCCGCCGCTGCTGCCGCACCGCCTGCCGATCGGCGTCGCCGCCGACCGCGGCGACCCGCACTGCCTGGACTGGCGCACCCTGCTGGTCGCCGCCGGCGAGGACGGCCTGCGCCTGCTGCACCCGGACACCGGCCGCCCGGTCGTCCCGGTCCTCCCGCACATGCTCGCCCTGGACGCGCAGGCCCCGCCCGTCGCCCGCTTCCTGGCCGACCTGGCCGCCGCCCGCCCCCGGGTCTGGTCCGGCTGGGACTGGGCGGGCCTGGACACCCTGCCCTACCTGCCCGCCGTCCGCTACGGCAGGGTCCTCACCACCCCGCGCCGCTGGCTGCCCGGCCGCCGCCTGCGCGACGCCGCCCGCACCGCCGGACCCGCCGCCTGGACGGACGGACTGCGGGCCTGGCGCGAGCGCTACCGGGTGCCCGACCGGCTCCAACTCGCCAGCAACGACCGGACCTTCCCGATCGACCTGCGCGAGAGCTGGGACGCCGACCTGCTGCGCGCCGAACTCACCGCCCCCGAACCGAGGTTCCAGCTCTTCCAGGACCTCACCGCCGACGGCGCCGGACTCGGCTGGAACCACGGCCACAGCACCGAGATCGTCGTCCCGCTGTTCCGCGCCGCCCGCCCGGCCCCCGCCGACGCCGCCCCCGCCGACGCCCGGCCGCCGCTCGCCAGGTCCGCGGTCCGCACCGCCCCCACCCGGGTCCACCTCCCCGGCGAGGACTGGCTGTTCGCCAAGCTGTACGCCGAACCGGGCACCCACGACACCCTGCTCGCCGAACACCTGCCCGCGCTGCTCGCCGAGGTCGAGGACGACGTCGACCGCTGGTTCTTCCTCCGCTACCGCGACCCCGAACCCCACCTGCGGCTGCGCCTGCACGGCGACCCCGCCGCGCTGGCCGGCCGCGTCCTGCCCGCCCTCACCCGGCACGTGCGCCGACTCGTCGGGAACGGCGCGCTGCGCACCATGGCGCTCGACGCGTACCGGCCCGAGACCGACCGCTACCTCGGCCCGGACGCCCAGGAGAGCGCCGAACGGCTCTTCCAGACCGACAGCCGCTCCGCGCTGCTCCACCTGCGGGCCCGCCGCGCCGGAGCCGCCGCCGTCCCCGACGAGGTGCTCGCCGCCGTCGGCCACGCCGTGCTGCTGGACTCGCTCGGCGCCTGGGACTGGTGCGCCTGGGCGGTCCACCTGTTCGAGAAGGGCGACGACCACCGCGCCTACCAGCGCCACCGCGCCCTGGCCGACCGGCTGATCCGGCCCGGCGACGCCGCCCGGCACGCCGCCGAGCACCTCGGCGTCCCCGACCTCGCCCCGCTCTGGACCGACTCCCCGGCCCCGCGCGACTTCGGCCGACTGCTGCTCGCCGCACCCGAGGCCGACCGCGACGAGGCCGTCATGTCGCTGCTGCACATGCGGCACAACCGCCTGTTCGGCATCGACCCGGCCGCCGAGGCCCGCGGCTACGCCGTCCTGCGCGGCGCCGCCCGGACGCTGATCGGCCGGGCGGCGCACGGCGGGCGGCGGGAGTGA
- a CDS encoding lanthionine synthetase C family protein, producing the protein MTAAVPMTAAVPAERARLREAAGRLSDLILDRLADPAATAAATRIPAEAADDGAADGGAAGEGAAGDGAGENVWAELTLGSGSPGLSLAFSGGARPGTERTARAHGYLAVATRAAADGDTVPSGIFKGPGALAFAVLAAHRATGGYTTALHRLDAYQRQLVRTALPTVPPGPLATIGHYEVVRGMTGVGRYLLARAETCGPELEQVLGYLIALARGTTRHRGARVPRWWALDAPRTGSEHLLPDGHLNLGLSHGVAGPLMLLALAWRDGVRLPGHREALEETADLLVRWAVRDGHGTYWPGYLGLDAYLAGPDAYREPAGWPSWCYGAPGVSRALQTAGAALDRPDWTATARDSVERLLRLPLDDWGVTDHALCHGWAGALHQLGRLNEHFADERIERRRDETATRLLDAFDPDAPFGLRFTMTRRPFASDVSGYLDGAAGVALALDSYAVGGTPRDWDMPLLLS; encoded by the coding sequence ATGACCGCCGCCGTACCGATGACCGCCGCCGTGCCCGCGGAACGCGCCCGGCTGCGCGAAGCCGCCGGGCGGCTGTCCGACCTGATCCTGGACCGGCTCGCCGACCCCGCCGCGACCGCGGCCGCCACCCGGATACCCGCCGAAGCCGCGGACGACGGGGCGGCGGACGGCGGGGCGGCGGGCGAGGGCGCGGCGGGCGACGGCGCGGGCGAGAACGTCTGGGCCGAGCTGACGCTCGGCAGCGGCAGCCCCGGGCTCTCCCTGGCGTTCAGCGGCGGCGCCCGGCCCGGCACCGAGCGGACGGCCCGGGCGCACGGCTACCTGGCGGTGGCGACCCGGGCCGCCGCCGACGGCGACACCGTGCCCAGCGGGATCTTCAAGGGCCCCGGCGCGCTCGCGTTCGCCGTGCTGGCCGCCCACCGCGCCACCGGCGGCTACACCACCGCGCTGCACCGGCTCGACGCCTACCAGCGGCAGCTGGTGCGCACCGCGCTGCCCACCGTCCCGCCCGGCCCGCTGGCCACCATCGGGCACTACGAGGTGGTGCGCGGCATGACCGGCGTCGGCCGCTACCTGCTGGCCCGCGCCGAGACCTGCGGCCCGGAGCTGGAGCAGGTCCTCGGCTACCTGATCGCGCTGGCCCGCGGCACCACCCGCCACCGCGGCGCCCGCGTCCCGCGCTGGTGGGCGCTGGACGCGCCCCGGACCGGCTCCGAGCACCTGCTGCCGGACGGCCACCTCAACCTCGGCCTCTCGCACGGCGTCGCGGGCCCGCTGATGCTGCTCGCGCTGGCCTGGCGCGACGGCGTCCGGCTGCCCGGCCACCGGGAGGCGCTGGAGGAGACCGCCGACCTGCTGGTGCGCTGGGCGGTGCGCGACGGGCACGGCACCTACTGGCCCGGCTACCTCGGCCTCGACGCGTACCTGGCCGGCCCCGACGCGTACCGCGAGCCCGCCGGCTGGCCGTCCTGGTGCTACGGCGCGCCCGGCGTCTCGCGCGCCCTGCAGACCGCCGGGGCCGCCCTGGACCGGCCGGACTGGACGGCCACCGCCCGCGACTCGGTCGAGCGGCTGCTGCGCCTGCCGCTCGACGACTGGGGCGTCACCGACCACGCGCTGTGCCACGGCTGGGCCGGCGCGCTGCACCAACTCGGCCGCCTGAACGAGCACTTCGCCGACGAGCGGATCGAGCGGCGGCGCGACGAGACCGCCACCCGGCTGCTGGACGCCTTCGACCCGGACGCCCCGTTCGGCCTGCGCTTCACCATGACCCGCCGGCCGTTCGCCAGCGACGTCTCCGGCTACCTGGACGGGGCGGCCGGTGTCGCGCTCGCCCTCGACTCGTACGCGGTCGGCGGCACCCCGCGCGACTGGGACATGCCGCTGCTGCTGTCCTGA
- a CDS encoding class II fumarate hydratase: MADGQHEQQRWRTEHDSMGEVRVPAAAKWQAQTQRAVENFPVSGQRLERAHIAALARIKAAAATVNAGLGVLDAETAAAIGSAADEVAEGRWDDEFPVDVFQTGSGTSSNMNANEVIATLAAERLGRPVHPNDQVNASQSSNDVFPSSIHIAATGAVLHELVPALEHLARALEAKSAEHAETVKSGRTHLMDATPVTLGQEFGGYAAQVRYGVERLRATLPRVAELPLGGTAVGTGINTPPGFSAAVIAEVARATGLPLTEARNHFEAQGARDGLVELSGQLRTIAAGFTKIANDLRWMGSGPRTGLAEINLPDLQPGSSIMPGKVNPVLPEVVLMVAAQVIGNDTTVTVAGASGNFELNVMLPVIARNVLESIRLLATSARLLADRAVDGLTANVDRAREYAESSPSVVTPLNRYLGYEEAAKVAKQSLAERRTIREVVLDRGYVERGLLTEAQLDAALDVLRMTRPRDAD, from the coding sequence ATGGCGGACGGACAGCACGAACAGCAGCGGTGGCGGACCGAGCACGACTCGATGGGCGAGGTCCGCGTCCCGGCGGCGGCCAAGTGGCAGGCGCAGACCCAGCGCGCGGTGGAGAACTTCCCGGTCTCCGGGCAGCGCCTGGAGCGCGCCCACATCGCGGCGCTGGCCCGGATCAAGGCGGCCGCGGCCACCGTCAACGCCGGGCTCGGCGTGCTCGACGCGGAGACCGCGGCGGCGATCGGGTCCGCGGCCGATGAGGTCGCCGAGGGGCGCTGGGACGACGAGTTCCCGGTGGACGTGTTCCAGACCGGCTCCGGCACCTCCTCCAACATGAACGCCAACGAGGTGATCGCCACCCTGGCCGCCGAACGCCTGGGCCGCCCGGTCCACCCCAACGACCAGGTCAACGCCTCGCAGTCCTCGAACGACGTCTTCCCGTCCTCGATCCACATCGCCGCGACGGGCGCCGTCCTGCACGAGCTGGTCCCGGCCCTGGAGCACCTGGCGCGGGCGCTGGAGGCCAAGTCCGCGGAGCACGCCGAGACGGTGAAGTCCGGCCGCACCCACCTGATGGACGCCACGCCGGTGACGCTCGGCCAGGAGTTCGGCGGCTACGCGGCCCAGGTCAGGTACGGCGTCGAGCGGCTGCGCGCGACGCTCCCCCGGGTCGCCGAACTCCCGCTCGGCGGCACGGCGGTGGGCACCGGCATCAACACCCCGCCGGGCTTCTCGGCCGCCGTCATCGCCGAGGTGGCCCGCGCCACCGGCCTGCCGCTGACCGAGGCCCGCAACCACTTCGAGGCCCAGGGCGCCCGGGACGGCCTGGTCGAGCTCAGCGGCCAGCTCCGCACGATCGCCGCGGGCTTCACCAAGATCGCCAACGACCTGCGCTGGATGGGCTCCGGCCCGCGCACCGGCCTGGCCGAGATCAACCTGCCCGACCTCCAGCCCGGCTCCTCGATCATGCCGGGCAAGGTCAACCCGGTGCTGCCCGAGGTGGTGCTGATGGTCGCCGCCCAGGTGATCGGCAACGACACCACCGTCACGGTGGCCGGTGCGAGCGGGAACTTCGAGCTCAACGTGATGCTCCCGGTGATCGCCCGGAACGTGCTGGAGTCGATCCGCCTGCTCGCCACCTCGGCCCGCCTGCTGGCGGACCGGGCGGTGGACGGCCTCACCGCGAACGTCGACCGGGCCCGCGAGTACGCCGAGTCCTCCCCGTCGGTGGTCACCCCGCTCAACCGGTACCTCGGCTACGAGGAGGCGGCGAAGGTCGCCAAGCAGTCGCTGGCCGAGCGCCGGACCATCCGCGAGGTGGTCCTCGACCGGGGCTACGTGGAGCGCGGCCTGCTCACCGAGGCGCAGCTCGACGCGGCGCTCGACGTGCTGCGGATGACCCGCCCGCGGGACGCCGACTGA
- a CDS encoding acyl-CoA dehydrogenase family protein, with amino-acid sequence MATAAPAGRPDPLDLLGVDELLTEDERLIRDTVRAFTDRHVRPHLADWYERGTFPVRELAPELGKLGVLGMHLEGYGCTGSTATEYGVACMELEAADSGLRSFVSVQGSLAMRSIHAFGSEEQKRHWLPELAAGRAVGCFGLTEPEAGSDPASMRTRARRDGTDWVLDGAKLWITNGSVSDVAVVWAGTEDGVRGFLVPRGTPGFTARDIPGKLSLRASVTSELAFDGVRLPADAVLPDARGLRAPLSSLGEARYGILWGTVGAARDCYRAAVDYARDRVQFGRPIGGFQLTQQKLVDMALELEKAYLVAVRIGRLKDEGRAQAAHISFGKLNNVRTALEIARTARTILGANGITTAYPVLRHANNLESVLTYEGTSEVHTLVLGEAITGESAYR; translated from the coding sequence ATGGCCACCGCCGCACCCGCCGGCCGCCCCGACCCGCTCGACCTGCTCGGCGTCGACGAACTGCTCACCGAGGACGAGCGGCTGATCCGCGACACCGTCCGCGCGTTCACCGACCGGCACGTCCGCCCGCACCTCGCCGACTGGTACGAGCGGGGCACCTTCCCGGTGCGCGAACTCGCCCCGGAACTCGGCAAGCTGGGCGTCCTCGGGATGCACCTGGAGGGCTACGGCTGCACCGGGTCGACCGCCACCGAGTACGGGGTGGCCTGCATGGAGCTGGAGGCCGCCGACTCGGGGCTGCGCAGCTTCGTCTCGGTGCAGGGCTCGCTCGCCATGCGCTCGATCCACGCCTTCGGCTCGGAGGAGCAGAAGCGGCACTGGCTGCCGGAGCTGGCCGCCGGACGGGCCGTCGGCTGCTTCGGGCTGACCGAGCCGGAGGCCGGCTCCGACCCGGCCTCGATGCGCACCCGGGCCCGGCGCGACGGCACCGACTGGGTCCTGGACGGCGCCAAGCTGTGGATCACCAACGGCTCGGTCTCCGACGTCGCGGTGGTCTGGGCCGGCACCGAGGACGGCGTGCGCGGCTTCCTCGTCCCGCGCGGCACCCCCGGCTTCACCGCCCGCGACATCCCCGGCAAGCTCTCCCTGCGCGCCTCCGTCACCAGCGAACTCGCCTTCGACGGCGTCCGGTTGCCCGCCGACGCGGTGCTCCCGGACGCCCGCGGCCTGCGCGCCCCGCTCTCCTCGCTCGGCGAGGCCCGCTACGGCATCCTGTGGGGCACCGTCGGCGCCGCCCGGGACTGCTACCGGGCCGCGGTCGACTACGCCCGCGACCGGGTCCAGTTCGGCCGCCCGATCGGCGGCTTCCAGCTGACCCAGCAGAAACTCGTCGACATGGCACTGGAGTTGGAGAAGGCGTACCTGGTCGCGGTCCGGATCGGCCGGCTCAAGGACGAGGGCCGCGCGCAGGCCGCGCACATCTCCTTCGGCAAGCTCAACAACGTCCGCACCGCGCTGGAGATCGCCCGCACCGCCCGCACGATCCTCGGCGCCAACGGCATCACCACCGCCTACCCGGTGCTCCGGCACGCCAACAACCTGGAGTCGGTGCTCACCTACGAGGGCACCTCGGAGGTGCACACCCTGGTCCTCGGCGAGGCGATCACCGGCGAATCCGCCTACCGCTGA
- a CDS encoding multidrug effflux MFS transporter, translating to MPGPTVDPDGDQTASDLPLRPEEVGAGTPRPAPFATATVITLGCLVALGPFTTDLYLPALPDLTADLRSTAPAAQLTLTGSLLGMVLGQLLFGPLSDRLGRRRPILTGLAAYTAASLLCAFADSMPLLVAGRVVQGAAGSAALVVARAVVRDRLEGVAMIRFLATMGLISGLAPIVAPLAGAQLLHVTDWRGTFVALALLGAVLTAACALGVRETLPPERRHGGGPGTTVRAIGGLLRDRVFLGYLLVSTFAFGALFAYVGGSSVVLQEVYRITPQTYSLVFAVNSIALLAVTQVNGRFLVHRYSERTLLVCGLSAAALAGAAVVLCTTVWDAGLAGVWPALTVLMGAMGVILPNANGRALTMAPHAAGSASALLGTGTYLCGAVVAPLSSLGGRPSATVLGAVVLGCAVLALASFLPLCRER from the coding sequence ATGCCAGGCCCGACCGTCGACCCCGACGGCGACCAGACCGCATCCGACCTCCCGCTCCGGCCGGAGGAGGTGGGCGCGGGGACCCCGCGGCCCGCCCCGTTCGCCACCGCCACCGTGATCACCCTGGGCTGCCTGGTCGCGCTCGGGCCGTTCACCACCGACCTCTACCTGCCCGCGCTGCCCGACCTGACCGCCGACCTGCGCTCCACCGCCCCGGCCGCCCAGCTCACCCTGACCGGCTCGCTGCTCGGCATGGTGCTCGGCCAGCTGCTGTTCGGCCCGCTCAGCGACCGCCTCGGCCGCCGCCGCCCGATCCTCACCGGCCTGGCCGCGTACACCGCCGCCAGCCTGCTGTGCGCGTTCGCCGACTCGATGCCGCTGCTGGTGGCCGGCCGGGTGGTGCAGGGCGCCGCGGGCTCCGCCGCGCTGGTGGTGGCCCGGGCGGTGGTCCGGGACCGGCTGGAGGGCGTCGCGATGATCCGGTTCCTGGCCACCATGGGCCTGATCTCCGGCCTCGCCCCGATCGTCGCCCCGCTGGCCGGCGCCCAACTGCTGCACGTCACCGACTGGCGCGGCACCTTCGTCGCCCTGGCCCTGCTCGGCGCGGTGCTCACCGCGGCCTGCGCCCTCGGCGTCCGCGAGACGCTGCCGCCCGAGCGGCGGCACGGCGGCGGCCCCGGCACCACCGTCCGGGCGATCGGCGGGCTGCTGCGCGACCGGGTGTTCCTCGGCTACCTGCTGGTCAGCACCTTCGCGTTCGGCGCGCTGTTCGCGTACGTCGGCGGCTCCTCGGTGGTGCTCCAGGAGGTGTACCGGATCACCCCGCAGACCTACAGCCTGGTCTTCGCGGTGAACTCGATCGCGCTGCTGGCGGTCACCCAGGTCAACGGGCGCTTCCTGGTGCACCGGTACTCCGAGCGGACGCTGCTGGTCTGCGGCCTGTCCGCCGCCGCGCTGGCCGGGGCCGCCGTGGTGCTGTGCACCACCGTGTGGGACGCCGGGCTGGCCGGGGTGTGGCCCGCGCTGACCGTGCTGATGGGCGCGATGGGCGTCATCCTGCCGAACGCCAACGGCCGGGCGCTGACCATGGCCCCGCACGCCGCCGGTTCGGCGTCCGCGCTGCTGGGCACCGGCACCTACCTGTGCGGCGCGGTGGTCGCCCCGCTCAGCAGCCTGGGCGGGCGGCCGTCGGCGACGGTGCTCGGCGCGGTGGTGCTGGGCTGCGCGGTGCTGGCGCTGGCGTCCTTCCTGCCGCTGTGCCGGGAGCGCTGA